Genomic window (Muntiacus reevesi chromosome 6, mMunRee1.1, whole genome shotgun sequence):
CTCCGCAAGAAGCACGCTTGCGCCGCGGGCTTCCGGGGCCGACCCTGCTTCGCGATCCCGTCTGCAGCATGGGGCCCGGGCCGCGAACGGTCGAGCTGTTCTACGATGTCCTGTCCCCCTACTCCTGGCTGGCCTTCGAGGTGACGCCGGGGAGCAGCTTCGCCCGGGGCTTGGGGAGACGGAGGCAGAGGGAGGGTTCAGCAAAGAGCGCGGGGACCCCGGTCTcgtgaatttcctggcagtccccTACTTGGTTTAAGGCAAGCGGGTAGAGAGCCAGGACTGAAGGTCACTTTGTTGATAAACGGGATATGATCGCTGGCTCCAGGTCGAACCTTTATGCCTTAAGGCCGGGGTTTCCCACACTGGTTTGGAAGATGAGCAACTCCAAAGAATCCAGAATATAAGCCCACCGATGTCAGTTTTGGGGAGTGGGGTGCAGAACAGATAAAAACTGTCCACAGGAGCAGAGATCCTGGAATCGATAACTAGGAAATTGGGAAAGTTTTGCCCTTGCAAGTCAAATTTAGGGTGTCCTTCTAACTCTTTCTCGGCGCCCACAGCCTCTGGCTGGTCAGTGCCAGGAAACACCCTTCCCTCCCTCAGCCGTCTTCActctccctccctgtccctccgTGCAGGTGCTGTGCAGATACAAGAATATCTGGAACGTCAGCCTGCACCTGCAGCCCTCTTTAGTTGGAGGAATCATTAGAGACAGCGGTACGAAGGCAGCGGCATTTTGGGCGGGGATTTGAGGGAAGACTAATTTCAAACATCCAGGGGAGCAGCCCCTCCACTGGGTGTCCTTATTGGCGGCAGCAGCCAATATGCGCACTGCCTGAAACCCAGGTAGGTGCATCCCCGACCTGGGACCATCAAGTGATCTCTCATCAGTAAGTCCAACTTTCCACTTGCAGGAAACCAGCCGCCAGCTTTGGTTCCCCGCAAAGCCATGTACGTGAGAAGTGACACTAGGCTCATGAGCCAGCATCTCCAGGTTCCCCTCCACTTCCCCAAGGATTACTTCTCTGTGATCCTTAAGAAAGGTGAAGAGAGTGGGATATGGATGCAGCATAAAGTTTGAGCAGTGGATTTGGAGATTGCAGGGCCAGAAAGGAGGGTTCCAGTGATTCCATTAAGTGAAGGAAGCTTTGGGAAAGCTTAGCATCACAGCTGATCTCGCAGAAGGTTGTATagacagaggcagacagagaGCAGTATGGATTAGTGATCAGAAACACGAATGGGAGGCTGAGGGCGATGGAGCACTGacgggtggggggctggggggagaagagaaggaggaaaaaccTGGTCTTCATGGGAAACAAGCTAGAGGAGCCCCCCTCTGAGTGCCTCTGCACCACAGGAAGTTTGACAGCCATGCGCTTCCTCACTGCGGTGAAGATGGAGCACCCGGAGATGCTGGAGAAAGTGTCCAGAGAACTGTGGATGCGCGTCTGGTCACGGGTGAGGGCTGGGTCCCGGGCACCCACTTTCGGGAGACCTTGGATGACTTGTGACCCTCCCCTAGGCCTCGAGTCCAGGTCCTGCCCTCCTCCTTGTTCACTGACCTGGTTCACTGGCCTCCATCTCACCCCTCACCGTGCCACCCCCTCTTACTGACTGTCTTCCTCTTTTCAGGACGAAGACATCACAGAGCCCCCGAGCATCCTGGCCGTGAGTGTTCCCACTCCTCTCCTGGGGAATCTGAGGACAGCTGACCTCTGGGAGTAGAGAGGACATCATTTATTATTGGGTGGAAGTTTTTTTGGTCATAGTTACCAGGGGAGAAAGGATGTTTGAGGCCAAATTACTAAATGGTTGGAactaagaagactcttgaaagaatGTATCATGGGTGAAAAGGGATATATGATTTTGATGAAAGAAGTCAGTGGGAGAGAGGTGGTAAATGTGGGAACCTGCAGATGGAGAGACTTGAAGTACTGGCAAGGCTTGGCCCTAAAAACTGTAATACAAACCTCACATCCAAGAGATAAAAAGCAGGCTttgaaaagacaaagagagatAACTGACTCAAGCCAGAAGTCTTTAGGAAGTCCGAGTGAGAAATGTGGAAATAGCCCCAAATGTCAAAATGTGTGCCAGCCATATTTAGATATAGAAAAGTTTTTCTTCAGGATTAAATCAGGAAATTCAACACCACATTGTTTCCCCTTAAGATTTTTCCCCCTTAAGCCACAAGGGTTTCCCTtgtgtattctggcctagagaattccatggactatatagtccatggggtcgcaaagtgtcagacacaactgagtgactttcactttaagtttACAAAAGATAACTAGGCATATTCAAATGCAATATATAAAATGACAAGTCATAAAAAACATTAAATGTGTAAAGCGTGCCCAGTATATCCTCCTGTGTTTTTATTCCTGCAAAGACTATGCATTggcttgcttttttcacttaatacttAATAATCATTTCCCTTGTCATTTAAAACTGTTGAAGAGAATAACTGTTAGGTTCCACATAGCATTCCACTCAATGGGTGTACTTCTGTTCACGTAACCAGTTCCCTGTTGTTGAGCACTTGGCCAGAATACGCTTCTCTGATGTAACCAAGTCAAAGACAAGAAGTCAGGCCTGACTTTGTATTTCCCACTCCAGATCAAGGGGGTCAGGCTGCAATACCTGTCAACGCCAGCTGTGATTTAAAATCACTTGAGCACCAAGACACCACCACCCAGAAATTCCCATGTAATTTGTTCTCAAGGATGACATCCAAACTGAGATTTTCAAAAGCTCCCCCAGGATACTGTAATTAATGCAGCCAAAATTGAGAATCACTGATtcccaaaaaaccccaaactgaaCCCTTTAACATTCGCTTGAAGCCAGACACTGCTGGCTGCAGTCCTGTGCCCTGTCCAGAGTCCTCAGGAAATTCTATGAGAATTAGAGTCCAACCCTTAGATTCAGGAATTCTGAGAAGCAGGAAGGCACGAGCCCCCAGCTTAACGTCAAGGGACTTGGTTTCCAGCATTGGCTCTGCTACTAACAAGCTCTTCAACACTGACCAAAATATGTACCATTTCTGGTCTGGAGGCTccttatctgttttgttttggctgtttaaatatttatttatctggctacaccgggtcttagttgtgacttGTGAACTCTTAATTGCGTCATATGGAtgctggttccctgaccagagattgaacccaggccccctgcactggagcacagagtctcaaccactggaccaccagggaagtctttcctgATCTGTTAACGAAGTGGTTGGGAAGCTGACCTCTCAAGATGCCCTCTCATGTTGAATTTCTACAATTATGCCTATTTGCCACCCGTTCTCTCTACCAATGTCATGATTTTGAAGGCAAAAAACATAGCCCCTGTTGGCAAAGATTAGACCTTCACTCATAGGTAGGTAAAAGTGCTGCCAGGATAATGTGGGGggcagaaaataaaatgaccagAGTTTTCCTCTGAGATTCCCACCTGCACTAAAGCAGACACACTTGTCTTCCCTACCACATCCCTTCAGGCTGCAGAGAAGGCTGGCATGTCCATGGGACAAGCCCAGGAACTTCTAGAAAGGGTCTCAACACCACAAGTGAAGAACAAGCTCAAGGAGACCACTGACACAGCCTGCAAATATGGGGTGAGCAATTCTGAGACATGCTGAGACAGAGAATCCTGACCACATCCCTAAGCTCCTGACCAAAAGTTACTCCCCAACTGTGAGTCCTCCTAGATCTCCAAGATAACCCTCATCATCTTCCTTACTTTCCCTGAGCCcagggaaaggagggagagggTAGATGGTTAGAGAGGAGACAGAAATCTCTCCTTAGAACCCTGGAACCTCTCATCAAATACCTCTGGCTACTTTGTGTCTATGACCTCTGACCAGGATTGACTTGCAGCCTTCAACGGCAGCCCTGTAACCACCTGCTCCGTcaccctccttcctgccctgtAACTTCTCCAGGCTTTTGGGCTGCCCATCACTGTGACCCACCTGGATGATGAAACCCACATGCTCTTTGGCTCCGACCGGATGGAGTTGCTGGCGTACCTGCTGGGTAAGTTACAGGTTCATGCTGACCTGCCCTTGACCCCATCCCTGCATTATATCAGTTGCCCAGAAGAATGGATTCaagaactaaagaaaagaaaaaaatattctagtCACTTCCAATAATGGAACTTCATACAGAGGTAGGTGTGCTTGggctggagtggggaggggcCACCTTCTTCTGCAGGAGAGAAAGAAGCCTTCTGTACCCAGCACTCAGGAGCACTTCCTGGAGAGAACCCCTGGGGGCTTTTGGGGCCAGACTCTGACTCACGATCTCATCCATCCAGGAGAAAAGTGGATGGGCCCTGTGCCTCCAGCTGTAAACGCCAGACTTTAAGGAAGCCCAGAGGAAGCAAGACAATTGGTATAAAATAGCAGATCATCTGCTTACCCCTCCTCCACCGTGGGGCCCTGGGACTCTGGTTTCCTATCTGATAGAGGTTCTTGTCCGGCCCTGGGGTGTGCTGGGGGGCAGGAAGGGCAATACACCATCTGCCGTTAGTCTCACAAGTGCCTCTGAGAGCCTCCGACTCTGCGCTCCACAGAATAAACGTAATGCCCTTAGGCATCATTGATTCCGGGTCTGTGTCCTCCCTGGTGTCCATGTGTTCTTGTTCCTACATCCACATCCTGGCCACTCTGGGTGTTTGAGAGGAACAGTTCCTGGGTGCCCCCAGCCCTCTGCCCCACTCTGGGGGGCTTACGTGGAGGGAGCAGGAAAtagtccctctctctcttctataGAAGTTTCTTAAGTCTGTCAGAGAAAGAAATCTAAGCCAGATGGACTCTGCAGCTAACCGGTGGGACACTGTCTTCTGACCAGCCGTGGTGCCTGAGACAGGGGCTAGGGCCGGAAGCCCAGGGCAAGTGGAGGCCAGCAAGAACCCCAGCGTGGCTGAGCTTGCATCCAGATGTTTAAATGGGGTCCGGCTATTTTGACCAGCAGGGGCTGCGAGAGGCCATGCTGGGAGACTGACCAGAGCTGCTGGAGCCTAAAGAAGTTGCTCATCCCCTCGGGGTTCCTTCCCCTCGCCCACAAAGCAGATCCCAAGGACAGGCCAGGCCACTCTCCCTGGCCCACTATGAACCCTGTTCCCTCCTCGAGAAACCTCTAGCTTTCTCACTCCCCCAGTTATTCACTGAATGCCCCTGCTCTTTCTGTGCACACTGTGAGATCATAAGAATGCCTTGTGTTTCAAAAGGGTCTGGACTTCTTTGAGAAGACTCTCTTCAGATGCTGAAACCACACTTGGATGCCTGTGTGGTGACTTCGATGGCTCAGAGGGCTTTCAGGGTTAGATGCCTCTTCCGATTGCTGTTTTCTCATCTCATATTTCTCATCTCCTATCCcatatcccctcttttctccCATCATTTTCagtcttcctcctctcccccttttTTCCATTAATCCAGTACACTCTGGACTTCAGCTCATCCTGACCATGCATACCTGTAACGTAATTTCACAAGTATATCCCCAAATAAGCCctctgtttctccaaagaagagctGTGACAATGTGCaactaacacaaaataaaaacatgagaaCCATAAgggcaaagtaaaacaaaatagaaggacttccctggaagtccagtggttaagactctacacttccaatgcaggggacacgggttcaatccctggttggggaactaaaatgcAACACGCTGAATGGCATGGCCAAAGagtaaaagttaaaagaaaaatttttttaatggaactttCCATATATTGCAGTTAAATATATTCAACTATATTGAAGTTCTCATAAACATGTTGAGGGTGAAGAGAGACAAAGCTTTGTGAATAAAGATGCTTGTCTCACCACTGCCTGTTGTATCAAATAAATGTCCAACAGGAggattttttgaataaattatggtacatccaGGATGTAGCATTTCATAGCCATCAAAAATTATGTTTGTGAAGAATTTTTGGCAACTTCCAGGAACTTTGGAAATTCTTAGGACATAATACTGATTGGAAAAATGATGAAACTGCATAGTATGATCTCAATTAAATCTTCCATAAAGATATATTACAGAGGACATTAAGCTGGAATAAATCTGGACTGTTAATCTGGaataaaatgtatcaaaatgtttccattttatttgtatatgtttttagcagatttatttattcttgcCTGAGCTGGGCCCTCGTTGCTACAATAGGGGGCCACTCTTTGCAggaatgtgcaggcttctcatcgccacagcttctcttattgcagagcatgggctctagatgcGTGGGATTCAGTAGCtgaggctcacaggctctagagctctggctagcagttgtggcacactggcttagttgctccacagcgtgtgtgatcttccccgaccagggattgaacttgtgtccgctgcattggcatgtggattcctaaccactaaaccaccttggatagtgactgcagccctgaaattaaaagacgcttactccttggaaggaaagttatgaccaacctagacagcatattaaaaagcagagacattactttgccagcaaaggtccatctagtcaagtccatggtttttccaatagtcatgtatggatgtgagagttggactataaagaaagctgagtgccaaagaattgatgcttttgaactgtgatattggagaagactcttgagaatcccttagactgcaaggagatccaaccagtccatcctaaaggaaatcagtcctgaatattcattggaaggactgatactgaagctgaaactccaatactttggccacctcatgcgaagaactgactcattggaaaagaccctgatgctgggaaagattgaaggcaggaggagaaggggatgacagaggatgagatggttgaatgacatcaccgactcaatggacttgagtgagtaaactctgggagttggtgatagacagggaggcctggtgtgctgcagtccatggggtcagaaagagtcagacacgactgagcaactgaactgaaaccaccagggaagcccccttatttatatagtttttttttttttaattgtttattccggtaaaaaaaaaaaaaaaaaacttcaagaaTTTATAGATTCACATTTGTATACAATTGTGTACCCTTCTCACTGTTTTCTAAATTTGTATCAGTTGCTTAATGCTGaatgctcagttgagtctgactctgtgaccccatggactatagcccaccaagctcctctgtccacaggattactctagtaaaaatactggagtggattgccatatcctcctccagcggatcttcccgattcagggatcaagcccacatctatTGTAGCTTCTttattgtagacagattctttcccactgagccacctgggaagcatcaaTTGCTTAACTTAATCCTAAATTTTATCTCAGTGTAATGTGGGATAATCTCATTTAGAGGCAGATTTTGCAGCCCTAGCCACTCCTCCTTCAAAGGCTCTAGAATCCTATTTTTCTAATCCAATAGCAAATTTTAATCTTCTCTGAAGGAATGAGACAATTTCTAGACTAATCCTTTCACATGTGATCTAGATTACAATGTCTgaatttatggcaaatagaacaAAAATTGATTGTATTAGTGAGGGCtgtcaaagaataaaaataggaatCAGTAGGATATTGAACTTGGACCCTCAGGCCTTTGAACTTACACTGGAACTGACCCCACCACCTTTCCTCGGCCTTCAGTTTGCAGACGGCAGAGGATGGGGATTCTCAGCTCCCATAATCATGTGAGCCAACACTGATCGAGCTAATCTCTTCCGGAAACACTCTCATAGGCACAGCCAGAAATTATGTTTTATCAGCTCTCTggcatctgttgttgttcagtctccagctaaatggtgtctgactctttgccacccaatggactgcagcatgccaggcttccctgcctttcactgTCACTCagcttctcaaactcatgtccattgagttggtcatcTGTTAGCACAGTAAGTGATAACCATcacagggagaaaaggaaaagcctCCAAATGCGCCTATTTTTTCTTCCCCCAATAAAGGGACATTTCTAATTGAAACAGCTTCACACttagtttcttcctttcctcatctTCTGATCAACTGTTGTCATGCAAACTTTGCCATTATGTCAGTGCTCAGAATTAAATCCTGAAACACTTCCTTGTGTTGTAATTCAAATTCCAGGCTTACTAAATAGTGTTATGCTTCCAAAATGCTACATT
Coding sequences:
- the LOC136170786 gene encoding glutathione S-transferase kappa 1-like; amino-acid sequence: MGPGPRTVELFYDVLSPYSWLAFEVLCRYKNIWNVSLHLQPSLVGGIIRDSGNQPPALVPRKAMYVRSDTRLMSQHLQVPLHFPKDYFSVILKKGSLTAMRFLTAVKMEHPEMLEKVSRELWMRVWSRDEDITEPPSILAAAEKAGMSMGQAQELLERVSTPQVKNKLKETTDTACKYGAFGLPITVTHLDDETHMLFGSDRMELLAYLLGEKWMGPVPPAVNARL